One Vicia villosa cultivar HV-30 ecotype Madison, WI linkage group LG5, Vvil1.0, whole genome shotgun sequence genomic window, ttttcacatttaataatttttaaaaaaatatacttcaaataaattttattctattatatctactataaaataatctataaattattttagatttaatttttttaataaaaaaatactatcACCCTACATTTTTGTCACTATTCTCTCCCTCCCCTTTTCTTTTCGTTCCACCAATGTTTCTAAACTtaactaccaacaacaagaactttAGAACAATTTTAAAAGATAAGAAAGCCAAAACTGTACCGGTTGGTGGACAGAAACAGAACAAAAAAGTTATCTAAATGGATGTAGTTGTGCAGCGCCCTATATCACTTCACCGCTTCTCACAGAGTAAGATTTTACTTTCTTCCTCACCAATTATTTCCCTTCTTGTACTTGCAATTATTGTTATTAGGCCAATGTAAAATTTCATAAAGTTAGTAGTTAATTCTGGTGTGTATGCAATGTTGTTTTAACTGGGTAGTTGGGCCAATTCATAATAGTTCATCTTCATTTTTTAGAATATTAGGTTTGGTGATAAGTGTTAATCCAATGAAAGTTCAAAATTAAGTTGCTGTAATTAATGCTGCTTAGGGTGCAGTTGCTCTCAATTATTAAGGATTTCGTTTTTGGTGCGTGTTTGGATTGTTGGTGGATTGATAGAATCATACtgatatgtgattttgttgagATTCTAAAGGGTAGTTTTTGTCAAATTTATGGTGCACACCATGATTCTGCTAAGTTCATTCAAAATCCGAACATGCACTTGATTGATTAGAGTAGGTAAAACCTAGAAATGTAGAGAAGTTTTATTAAGTTTTGGTATAATTGAATTGATATGAATGTTGTCAAATGTTAAGTAAGCATTTTATCTCTTAGATTCAATTATGCATGTTGATCCCCTTTGATATCTTCTGAAATAATCTGAATCCGTTCCCTAATGTCATGTTACTCTGTCCCGTGAAACTTATCAGAAAATATGTTGTTCAATAATTTGTGATTAATAGGACCGTCTTTGAGAGCGTGCAAGAGGAGTTATTACAGAGTGCTCAATATTTTTCACGGTTAAACCCTTCATAAACAGGGCCTTGTAAAACTTTGTTATTGTTAAAAAATCGTTAAATAGAGTCTAGTTGTTTTTCATGGTTAAGCCGTGACTAACCTTCACAAGGAAAAAACTTAAGATGACTCTGATGATTTATGATAGAAACTACCACTTGGAGTTTAAATTAGTTCGAAAAGGGCATACCTGCAATTCACACTTGAACTTGTCTTAAATATGTTGACCCAAAGCAAAAGATCACAGATAAAAACTTATGGCTACCTTACAGTTGATGttgtaaaatgaaaaacaaaatctGTATTTTCTGCTCTAATTTTATAACTTGATTAGATGTGAAAGATGGGAAGTCACAATTACAAAGGAGATCATTCACAGTCTCCTCTTCACTGCCTGAGACAGCGGTTTCAGTGGCAGTAGCTGCAACTTTTGTTGGTGCAGCAGCCACTCTTCTTGTAAAGAGATCCAAAGCTTCCGAGCCCACACAGGTAAGTAATCCATCTTTGTTGTTAGTAACAATAAAATGATTATTTGTAGCAAACTCGGCAATATCAAATCTATCTAGCACAAACACTTCAGATTGAAGACGTTTTCAGTGTCCCACACCGACACGATAGAACCACATGTAGTTTATATATATCTTCGTTTATACTTGGTTAATTTCGTTCCTTTCTATATTCTTAAATAGTTACGGCGTGTATATATCACTGCCATGTCCGGTGTCTGTCAGATCAGTACTTTATAAATAGATCATTCATTCGTGTCAATTATTCCAAAACTAGGCTCGACCTGGCGAATGGGATCTGTGCTCAATCGGTGCCATGTGATGCAACCcggttaaacaattttttttatgaacagTATGTAATAATATATGATGAAGATACATAGATTGAATTGTGTGTCAAACTTTTATATGAAACAGTTAAAGATTGAACTCAAAGACTGCGAAGATTGTGGAGGTTCTGGTATATGTTCAGCCTGCAAAGGTGAAGGATTTGTGCTTAGGAAACGTTCCGAAGCAAATGCTCAGAAGGCAAGAGATCTATCCAAAAACATGGCTACTCGATTCACCGACGGGTACAATTTTCTCATCTCCGATTTCCTCTAAACTTTATAATTTCGAGTTTAGCATTAAACTCGACGATTACATAATCCAGGCTTCCAAAGAAGTGGAGCTACTGTACAAAATGCACTTCTGGCAGATCATGTTCAACATGTGGTGGAAGTGGGAAGCTAAACTTATAGTTTAGCTTTTACATATATGGATAtggttttgttgaaatcaagattcAGAACGAGGTAGCATAATGAACAAAATCTAGTTTTTTATTAGCATTCATTTGTTTGCTTGATCTATTCCACATGAAGCAAAATTTATGTGTATGTTTAAAATGTCAATATATAGTGTGTTTTTGGTATAATTGCAGAACTATACAGATGGAACATTTCAGAATTTGAGAGAATAGGATTTAAATTTTCTGTTACTACATATTAAGAGGTAATTTGATGATATAAGTTGCAATATAACTCTTCCACTAAATATATTTAATGAaaactattttaataaataatattaattttataattaaaatttaattttaatattgtgCAACTCAAACAAAACACTTATGAAGTAATATTTTCTTTTCCAAAAAATTGTAGTTTGTAAAcgttatttttgatattttttaaaacaaattttcacTCTAATATCATCTAGAGCATCAATTTTAGTTGTTTGATTCAGTCATAAactaaaatttgtttatttaagtattatttaaaaaaatgttcaTTATTTAAAATTACTCGTAACTATTTATCATAAAGATAAAAATGTGAATAGTTaaggttattataaataaaagaaaaaaagtttttctaaaaaaaaagttCTATACTAGGTCAAGGTCCATAATCCCCTATGATGGATGATAGTCTATGTTAGACTAGAGGTAGATCTAAGAGGCATAAAAGAAAATtgacattaaaataaatttatattttctttataagatcTTCTATCAAAAGGAAGCTTACATATAAATAGCTAGGGTTGCAACCCTCAATTGGGCCATGGGCCAACAAAAGATAAAGACAAGATAGAATTTAAAACAAATACAACTAAATGCACCCTCTTAGTAATAAAAGTCTTTGAGTAGGACTGATGGTTTCTTATTTCTAATAGGCCTAGTGGCCTTCTTATCAATGGAGCATCCACGTTGTACAACACTTCACTATGATGGAGCATCCACGGACAAACAAACAAGAAAGAAATGGCAAATATAGTCCTACAATGGGGCTTTGAGAGGAGACACAATGATGGCTAAGGGAACTTGGCCCGGGGAGCCCCTTTACGTTTCAAGGGTATCTTATACCATGCCTCACTTAGCAACTCGTGAAATTTCTTTTCGGCTCACTTATGGGTCTAAATAATTGGTCCTAGTTGAGATAGGCAGGTTTCGTTGAAGAACCTTACATCACAAATCTAGCTAAGAGAACAGGGAAATGTGTATGGATGAGCTAGAATTTTTTTGAAGAATGTCGCAACTGGGATGTAATAAACAAAGCATTAAGCCGAGGATGGATTCAAAGTACATAAAAAGGTGGTCCCACAAGAGTTTGGTTCTGATGACTTGGTCCTGTGGAGGGAACATGTGACATAAGAACGCCACTCTAGGAAAGGTAACCCCAAATTGGGAAGGACCTTACAAAGTCGTAACCAGTACAATACGAGAGGTATGCATGTTGGAAACATTTTCTCAAAGAAATATCCAAGACTTAAAATGCAtcacaattaaaatattttaacaattgAATGTAATGACCATGTTCCTATTTACAAAATAGTTATTAATAAGATGATAGTCTAATAAAGTTTGTTTTTCTTTAGAATTTTTTACATAGAGATAACGTTTTAGAAGACGAGGCACCACAAAGACcttcctgaaggatagaaaaacacttagaaaggggggggggtttgaataagtgtagctttaaaacttgtaagataaaaataatttgcacaatgatttttatcctggttcgttgttaactaaactactccagtccacccccttggagtgatttacctcacctgaggattttatccactaatcacacaagattacaatggttttccacttagataacctctaagtcttctagagtattctgatcacaacctgatcactctaggaacacaatgcttagataccctctaagactttctagagaatccgatcataacttgatctcctctagttcttacaacttaatgtaaacaaattcttataagagttacaatgcttcttaataagcaattatcacaactgtgatttttctcttaagtttaagcttaatctcactaagatattacaacagtaatgaagtgaggttgaagatgaagtttgagagcttttgaatttgacagcgtttctgtatgtttgcgcaaagtgttatattcagcttctcatcagaacttctatttataggcgtttgagaagataaccgttgggagcatttaatgcgttgcgtgatccgtacagcattgcatttaatgtttcactcttttgtcaactacctcgagccttgcttttgctgcatctactaacattgccgttaatagcttctaacgttccttttgtcagtcagattaGCCTGCTATCCTGTATTAGCATGCTATCCTGTATTAGCCTGCTATCCTGTACTTCCttatgaacaacgtttgaattttatcagagtcaaacagcttggtgcagagcatcttcttgtcttctgaccttgaagtgcttctagcgtgataccatgagaacttcagtgcttctgcttctgatctcaagttcttctgattcttcaatagaccatgttctgattctgcttgaccatcttctgatgtcttgccagagcatgttctgatgttgcatgctgaaccttctgagtcagtgcttcttgcgctaattttgtgcatactcttgatgtgattcctgaaatggaaattgcataggattagagtcccacattatctcatacaaaattcatatacattgttatcatcaaaactaagaatattgatcagaacaaatcttgttctaacacttccaTACCTAACAAAGGCTTGGATGAAAAAAAAGAGGCATCACTTCCCCTTAGAGGAAAGGCAAAGCCCAAATACCACCAACGATGATATGTGAACCTTGCTTGTTGGATAGGCACTAAAGCCTCATGAGAAATTGATTATCTCCCAAGTTATCAATCAAGTAAGGGGTCAGGGACTGTTCTTTTCAAGTAGTTCCACGAAATAAATTTTTTCGAGGAATATGTAATTAATAGAGGTCATGTATCCCCCACGATCTAAAGATGTTCAATAATTAAAAAGTATGGTTGGGAGCACATTCATTGCCCTACCAAAATAAAAATAGACCACATCTTCCATTctttattataagcaaaaatctacattttatatttattttataactaatataTTGGTCTATATATAGTTCAGATACATTAGTCACTTAATGAATGTAAAAAGtcaatatttgcttataataaggAATGTAGGGAGtacaaaaaaatgaatttttggtaaagacacaTTCACCATGAGTCGTCACTTTATTACTGACATTTGTTAACCACATTCTTTCATGGGCTCACAACTGTTGTATTGAACTCAACCCCAAGATTTAGAAAATGAATTTTCTCTAAGGTCTTATAAGTATGAGTACAACCTCCACAACTTCATTCTTCTATTTTTCCCAACTATTTATTCCATTATGAGAGCCTCCTCGAACTTCACATGGTTGTctcttgtagttttctttttcttagaCAACAACTGAACCTATGTCTTGAAATCTTATACCTTCCTTCAAGCTTTGGTCAAAGACATTTTCCTACCTTCACTATCATCTTCTAAAATGTTAGCCCCAATAGTCAGAGCTATAACACTTCCCCCGAGACCTGCCTAGCTCTAATCACAAGTTTTCCTCCTCGATTGAAAACTCCTAATCGGTCACGAACTTCGCAGAATTGAGAGTCAAGAGCCAGACTACATAGAGAACACACTTAGACATTAACTTCAAACAGCCATATGGGTTCGAGATTAGATGCATTGGCAATGTTAAGTTTTGGAAAGAATGCACAAAGAAGCTCAAGAAAAGGTGTTAGGGTTCTAGTGACAATGGAAAACATACACCCCACCACAACATTACATGTATATTCTTCCTCGGGAGGGAGTCTATTTCCTTTCATTTGGTTTCCCATCCCCGATCGAGGAACCAACCAACTACGCTAGATTGTTCAAAATATCATATGTATAGGGACCGATGGCATCAATAATTAGGTGATGCATATGACTGTTTGAATTGGTCAGTGACAGATCCATCAGGACAGTATAACCACAACTAGCATCCGACCTCTATTTTCTTAACTTCTTGTCTACATTTTCTTGAGGCTGGGGGCATATGcatatcaaaaatatatataataaaaagacAAATGAAATTAACTATAATATTAAAAAAGAGAACCAAGCATGATGTtcttattagagtttgacctatcTCATTcttacaaaaccgacttgtaagGTGAGGGGTGTTACTctatataaactattttcaaGATTTATGTCTGCCTAATGTGGGACTTAGGATCTTCCTTATACACCCCCTCTCGTCCATCACTCTTTTGGGTTTGGTGCATGGATATAAGTGATGGGCGGTCCATGATTTGATCgttaggctctgataccatgttagaatttgacctaattcatccttACAAAATCGACTTGTAAGATGAGGGGTGTCAGTCTATATAAACTTTTTCAAGCTCTATGTCTGATCAATGTCGGACTTAGGACCATCCTAATAGTTCTCCTAATCTGTGTTGGTAATTGAAACCAAACGTCCTAATATCAATATAGTGATATTTTTTttgatttcttttgttttttgtttatacAAAGGGGTTATTTTTTCCACCATTAGGAGTTCTCCCCACCATAGTGAAAGTCACAACTACCCATAGaattcagagatgtatctccgaacgcACTTTTTATACACACTTTTAGCACTTCATAAGTGAGAAACCCTTTTTTGTCTAATGAATATGGCCGGAAATATATCTCTAGAATCCAGAGATGCACTTCCCTAAAGTGTTCACCCTTAAAAAACAAAGTGTTGGTGATCAATTATTTTGTTTCATAACAGTAGATAATGCAAACCTGAAGTGGTGATCAATGACTTTGTTTTGTGATAGTAGATAATGCAAACCTTAAGGCCAATCGAATCAATATTTTCATAACTCGGCTTTTCAGTTTTGCTATATTACTTCTAAGTGATATTCATACTTAATATAAAGTATATCTCCTCACGCAGTAAAAGAAAGATAACTACAAATACGAACTTATATATGGTTGTCTACAAATTCAAACTTATATAAGGGAAAAAGGAAGGTAGTTAGGGCCTGTTTGAAAGGCTTTTTAAAAactctattttagtttttgaaaatttaaaaactaaaaacttatttgaatataatattttacaaatgtgtttttaaaaactcttcacaatttttcagtttttaaaagcaaaaaactaaaatggctaaattgtgttttgatttttacttttcagtttttaaaaactaaaatcaaAAACTATTTCAAACAGACCCTTAGTCTTTGGTTGTAGTTTTTGGCTTTGAGCATAAAAaaatgattataatgttgatttatAATTGTGTTGAATATTTTAGATTGATTGATATGTTATTGGAAAATAAGTTGTCTTGAGTTTAAGCATAATTCTTGATATTCGTTGACTGCACGTTTAATTTTGAGCTTCGTTCGGAGGTTTTTGGTTTTATAATTGCAGACCAACAAGTAAGGGCTGGAAGAACAACTTAATGTATTGAATATATAAGTCCTTTCCACTTAGTATGCTAACTTCAACATATTCCACCCTTTAACTCAACACTAACTACAAAATAAATTAGATGAGTATCCAATAATAGTATTAGAACTACTTTAAGGGTGAACACTTTATGAAAGTGCATCTACGAAATCGAAAGATACATTTTCAGAAAAAATTTGGGCAAAATAGAGGGTGTCTAATTTGCAACTTCTTTGTTGGTGTGATTTTACGTGCACTCGGTGATGCATCTCCAAACACGACAAGGACATTTTTGGGTTTTCAAAGGTGTGGGACACACCCTTAAGGGTGAAAAGAGCATTTTCCTAAAAAAACCGCCTCATCAAACCTCCAATGAAATTTTGAACTAGGGCACGAATAATACATCTTAGCCTTATTGTGTAAAAAACTGACTGCTAGTTCTATTCTGCAGTTGTAACAATTTTGGACACTTTtaacactatacttccactggtggaagacttGCTTTAAAACTGCACAGAACACTTTttacactatacttccactggtggatatCTTACTTTAAAACTGAACTTTTTACTTTcttgttgaaaatgaaaatacaaaCAAGTCTTTGTATAGACCTAAAAGACTTCTGCTATACTAGGAAATTAACGcaaataaatactcttaatatGCCACTATCTCTTGGCTTTTCCACTACAAGAACTCTTGGCCTTTCAACTACAAGAGACTCTTTATTTTTCACTAACTTATCAATAAAACCCACTTAATAACATTAAAGTTTATTCAACAAAACTCCCCTGTAAACTTGAATGTTTCTACCATCCATCATGCCTATCAATTTCTTGCCTCTGTCGAAAATTTCTTTCGATaatggttttgtgaaaatatctgctGCTTGATCCTTGCTTGCTACATGCCTCAATTTGATACTTCCTTCCTTCACATGTTCTCGAATGAAGTGGAAGCGAACGTCGATGTGTTTGCTCCTTTCATGATTCACTGGATTCTTTGCTAACTCAATTGCTGATTTGTTGTCCACTTGTATTACTGTTGCACCTTCCTGTTTTAGCTCCATTTTACTCAACAATCTTCTAAGCCATATTGCATGACAAACGCACCAAGATGCTGCTATGTATTCAGCTTCACATGTCGAGAGTGTTACAATCGGCTGTTTCTTTGAAATCCATGTAAAAGCGGTATTTCCCATAAAGAACACATATCCTGAGGTGCTTTTTCGATCGTCTACATCTCCGCACCAATCACTGTCGGAATAACCAGTCAACTTGTAATCTTCTGCTCTTGAATAAAACATTCCAAGTGACACAGTTCCTTGGATGTATCGAAGAATTCTTTTCAATGCCATCCAATGTGTATAGACTGGTTCCTCCATGAAACGACTTACAATTCTGACACTAAGCGAAATATCTGGCCTTGTACATGTGAGATATCGAAGACTTCCTACCAAACTTCGATATTTGCTTGCTTCAATGTGTTCTCCTCCATCAAATTTCGACAACTTTGCACCTGGTTCCATTGGCGTCGAAATTAGATTACAGTTTTCCATCTTATATTTTTTCAAGATTTCTTTTGCATATTTCTCCTGTGAAATGAAAATTCcagtttcttcttgtcgaacctcCAAACCAAGAAAGAATCTCATCAGACCTAAGTCTTTCATCTCGAATTCACGTGTCATTGTGCCCTTGAATTCTTCTATCATCTGACTGTTGTTACTTAAGAAAATTAGATCATCGACATAGAGAGCAACGAGTAACAAATTACCTCCATTCTTCTTTACATACAGAGCATGTTCGTAAGGACATTGCTTGAAACTATTCTCTTTGAAGTATGTATCGATTCGTGTATTCCATGATCGCGgtgcttgcttcaacccataaaGCGCCTTTTTCAACTTTagcactttttcttcttttccaacTTTCATGTATCCGGGTGGTTGTTCGATGTAAACTTCTTCTTCGAGCACACCATTTAGAAATGTTgtcttgacatccatttgaaatatcgGCCATTTGAATTGAGCAGCTTGTGAGATAAGTAAGCGAATTGTCTCCATTCTTGCAACAGGAGCAAATACTTCGTCATAATCAATTCCAGCTTTCTGTTTGTATCCCTTCGTAACAAGCCACACTTTATCCTGTTCTATTTCTCCTTGagcattcatctttttcttgaaCACCCACTTCACACCGATGGGTTGACTTCCTTTTGGTAATTCTGCTAGTTCCCATGTGTTGTTACGTTCAATGGCCTTAATCTCTTCGTTCATGGCAGTTTTCCATTTTTCATCTCGCATCGCCTCTTCGAGGCTAATGTTTTCAGTATCTGCCAAAAGACATACAAGATGCACCTCTTCTGTTGTATCATACAAATCCTGCAGACTTCGCATTCTGGGTTGTACAGGTTCATCTTCATTGTCAGAATCTTCAAGGTCAGTTGAAGTGTTTGTCGGTACAACGACTGATGTTTCTCCAACTTCGACGATAACTTCTGTCGAATTGTTCCAGTCCCACTTGCTCATTTCGTTTACTCGAACGTCTCTACTCACTATCACCTTCTTGATTATGGGATCAAATAGCCTGTACCCTTTTGTCTTCTCATCATATCCAATGAATATGTatttctgacttttgtctttAAGCTTTGTTCTTCGTTGTTCCGGTACGTGTGCATAAGCCACATTACCAAATACTTTGGAATGAGAAACTGTTGGCTTTTGTCCGCTCCATGCTTCTTGTGGTGTTTGATCTTCTAACTTCGAATATGGACATCGATTTTGAACATAAATGGAACATTGTacagcttctgcccaaaattccTTCGACATGTTCTTGCTCTTAAGCATTGATCAAACCATGTCGAGAACTgttcgattcttcctttcagccacaccgttttgttgaggtgaatATGGTGCAGTTAGAAATCTCCTTATGCCCTGCTCTTCACAATACTTCATAAAGGCTGTCGAAGTATACTCACCACCTCTGTCAGATCGAGCTGCTTTGATGTGTTTGTCAGTTGCCTTCTCCACCATCACTTTGAACTTtttgaacaccttgaatggttcAGATTTTTCTTTCAAGAAATAAACGCAGGTCTTTCGTGAGAAATCGtcgataaatgaaataaaatacctTTTGCCACTGAAAGATTCCGCAGTGATTGGCCCACATATGTCGGTATGAATCAGTTCGAGAATATGTTTAGATTGATATTCTGCCTTCTTTTGAAATGAGGTTCTTGTTTGTTTGCTAAGCACACACTCTTCACAAAACTTTCCTTCATAGTCCATGTCTGGTAGCCCGTGCACCATGTTCCTCTTTGCTAACCTTCTCAGACCAGCATGATGTAGATGACCAAAACGTAGATGCCACAGCGACGCTTTGTCTTCGACATTGACTTGCAAACATTTTCCTTAAACACTTCTCAAGTTCAGTTTGTACATTCGATTTTTCCCCTTTTCGACTTGAGCAACCAGATGCCCTAGCTTGTCCTTCAAGTGTAATATCCGATCTTTCATGAATATCGAATAACCTTTTTATGTGAGTTGccccaaactcaaaatatttGTCTTGAGATCTGGTACATAGTACACATCTTGGATTGACCCAGTCAAGTCATCCTTCTGCAAGTAACAAATCGTACCTTTGCCTTCGACCTTCACTttcgatgcatctccgaaagacaCATGACCATCTTTAATCTTTTGCATTTCTTTAAATAGGTGTTTGTGACCACACATATGGTTACTTGCCCCTGAGTCAAGATACCACATATTATCATTATTCGCGTCTACTTCTTTTTGAGTCATCAGCAGAAAGCCTTCATTCGCCTCGGCTTCCAAAGCTAGATTGTTTGTTTCTTCTACCTTCTTTTCGATTCGACAATCTTTTGCAAGATGTCCCACTTTATCACAGTTATAGCATTTGTAGGAGTTGCAATCCTTTGCATAATGACCATGTTTGTTACACTTGTAACATTCG contains:
- the LOC131606914 gene encoding uncharacterized protein LOC131606914 codes for the protein MDVVVQRPISLHRFSQNVKDGKSQLQRRSFTVSSSLPETAVSVAVAATFVGAAATLLVKRSKASEPTQLKIELKDCEDCGGSGICSACKGEGFVLRKRSEANAQKARDLSKNMATRFTDGLPKKWSYCTKCTSGRSCSTCGGSGKLNL